The segment gaaagagtttgtgtgtgaactTGAGCTGTGTGTCAGGAAAAGAACATGTGTCAGCATAATTGAATATGCCCAGGTGTCAGTGTTTGAGTAAGCAAGGAGGTGTGTggctggttgtgtgtgtgtgtgtgtgtgtgtgtgtgtgtgtgtgtgtgtgggtgggtgggtgcaTGTGCTTGAAATGCTTCTACATTATTTATGAGATTCACACCAAGCTTTCCATCTTTTGCAGCAGGGGGTCCTCGCTAAcagatggcacacacacacatacacacacacacacacacacacacatatacacgtGGCACACATACTTTACTGAGTACAGCACACACTTGTTATTAGATGTCCAGCAGGTGCTGGAAACTTTTTGGAATTGTTTAGGTTGTTTTTATTAAGGGGTGCAAGCTTCTGGAAACCCACAGGAACTACttggattattatttttattttgcttcaaTATTTTTGCTCACCCACTGTAGAGGCAGCATAAACCCTTCAACTAGCCACCTGTTAGCAATACAACAAATTATTTTACAATGCACAATTAAGTCACAAGGAGTGTTTTCCGTGTAGTTGACCTCCTGAAATTCTGTTGCAGGACATCATTTTGTCCACTTTTTCATCCTTCAGATTAAATACATTCCCTTGAAACACTGTTAGTTCTTGGAGAATCTTTTTTGCACTCTTGTTGGGGAGCGTCCTTGTGTTGAGTTTgtggctttatttttgttttggcgCTCTTTGTTGAGCCCCTGAGTTTGTTGATGCAGGGCGTCATTTTGTTGGCTCGTGGCCTGTTTGTTGACCTTCATGGCAGAAAATGTATCGCTCAACAGTTTCTCTTCTCTTGGAGTCGTTTTGTTGTGCTCCCGAATCTCTTGGTGCAGCACACCATTTCCCTGTACGTGACAATCCTCTACGTcgtgttttttatttctcatgGCCTGTTTTCTGCTGGAACAATGTGTCTGTCTCCCTCCTTGAAATGTTTACTGTGTACAAAACATGATCTTGTGTAATTCAGTTGCTATGTTGGGATTAGTTAATGGTTGCAACCAAATAGTCAAAAGTTTAGATTTACATTTACACTAAAAACTTTTTGTGGTCATGAGCTAATACTTTTTCAAGTTGGTTGTTTTGCTTCAGTATGTATCAGTAGAGCTGCTTTGTGGCACTGTGCCCCAGACCAGATACTTATTGTATGATGCAGTGCATTTCAGTGTGtctgcttttcattttaattggaGACAATTAGCTGATGCACTTGTGCTTAGACAATAGGAATTTGGAGGATTGGCCTGTCAATTATGGTTCGCTTTATAGGTGAAAACAAACTGCACACATCCAAAAATatgaatgtctttaaatttgtgTGTATTTACCTATTCATCAGTTTGAGAGCAACACATTCTCCTAACTGTCTGCCTATCTCTGTCTCCCACAGGATTGTGCTGGGTGTGGGCAGGCTTGCTTTTGCAAGGAAATGATTCCGCATGAAGTGCGACGCACTCGGCCCCCCGTCGTCCTCGGCGGCAGCAGCAGGTGTGACGTCGTGACTCTCTCCCCTACCACACTGAGCTCACCCTTCAGCCGCTAAAGACCTCTGGACCAAACAGACCGCCCTACCCCTCCCCTCTAACCACCCCCTCCATATCTTCATCTCCATCTTTAATCCTTCCTCACCTGCTTGTTAGGGCCTGGATTTTCTTTGTTATCAAGAAAAGACCTGATAATCAACGGCCTTGGGTGAACTGGATAgcgagggaaagagagaaaagattGGGAAGTTAATTCATAGCTAATTAAAGAGAGACAAGGGACAGAACATCAAAagtgagaaaaagagacaggaaggtgaaataaaaagtcagagagagagagagagaacaaaaaagaaagaaaaagctaTAGAAGTCAAAAAGTTAGGAAAAGATAAAGCAAGTACAGTTGAGGGACGTGAGGCGAAGTCAGCATGAAGTCCAACCAGGAACGCAGTAATGAATGTCTGCCCCCAAAGAAGAGGGAGATCCCCTCAAGCACATTACCATCTGACAATCGCTTGCCAACCATCCCACCTGCCAGTGACAGCCAGCGCACAGAGAACATGGCCTGGCTTGCCAGCGTGGCTGGTGGGAATGAGAGTGGCGTGGGTGGACACCGTAGCTCCAGTCAGTCTGACGGCCTACAGTATAAATCCCTCTTCTCCACATCAGActcttcatcctcatcttcctcaCTGAGGCTAGTATCATCTCTTCCCACAGTGTATACGTCCCCCCTATCACAGTCCACAGTTGGAGGAACTGTCCATTATGCCCAACTGCCTCCTAACCTGCAGTTCATAGCCTCATCCTACACTGCCCCATACGCAGGCTACATTTCCCCTCAACTgctcccacctcctcctccacctccccccctctcctcctcgtcctcctctttGGCTGCAcagagacactcacacacagagacagtctCTGCTCCTTCACACGCCTCCAAACATGACCAGCAAAGAGCATCCACGGGGCGCACTTCCATGCCTCCACCCTCCACAGACCCCGCCCCTCATCATGTTCTAATGTCAACCTCCCCACGAACTGTGCCGTCACCTCATCACCAAGCAGGTGTTCACCTTCCTCCCCAGTCGCTGCACCACCACCATACTTTGGGACATGGGATGTCCCAGCTTGTGGTGCAGTATACAGACGGACCCACTAGGAAAGAGGAAGGTGGCTCCAGACCTAGAGAGCTCCACAATGGAGAGCTGGAAAGGGGGCGACGGTTTGGAGCATCCCCTGAGTCGAGCCTCTCCAAGCCAGGGAGCAAATCACGGGACGGCGCTTCATCTTTGTCGTCCTATGAGACCCGCCAGCTGGTTCTGCATTCAGACTACTCTACTCACGATCCCTCAGGGCTGAGAACCTCTCTCATGCTAATGCCTAACAGCCATGGGGACCACCAGCTGGTACCACCCAGAGCCAGCCCTGAGAAGCTGACATCCTCTGCCCCTGCACACCTGGAGAAAGGTGGCATCATCCTGGGCAAGCCTGTCAATCgcacaccctcctcctccaacACCACCTCCTCTTTCACGTTTCCGCCCCCATTAAGTGTCGACAGCCTGAAAGCTGCTGTCAGCACCATGTCACCACAGACCGTTATCCAGACCACCCACAGCGCTACAGAGTCACTGTCAATGGGGCTCCCCTCCACCAGTATCTACCCTCAGCCACCTATCATTGGTTACATTGCAGGGGGCAGTGGGAGCCAACATACGCCAATCAGCTACCACACCAGCCTACAACAACACTTACTCATTCCTGGCGCTCAACCTGTCATCATCCCTGTTAGTGGTAGTGGAGTCACAACGTTAGAACCTGTAACCTCCCACGTAACATCATCCACCCAAGCCGCACCATTTCCTACCACACTCCCACACACGTACATTGCTGCCACTGCCCCCAAAGGAGAAACTCTAGAAACGGCTAGCGGCTCGTATCACCAGGCCGCTCCAGGTGCAGTGGTCCAAGCCCAGCTTCATCTCCCCATTGTTCCCGCTCCGCCGGGGCTCGTCGctccttctgctcctcctcccccaTCCAGTACGGTGGTGCCACCTTCACTCCCCCCGTATTTCATCAAGGGCTCCATCATCCAGCTGGCTGACGGGGAGCTGAAACGTGTGGAGGACCTGAAGACAGAGGACTTCATCCAGAGTGCAGAGATCAGCAGCGAGCTGAAGATTGACTCATCCACAGTGGAGCGCATTGAAGGGAGCCACACCTCACCAAACTTTGCTGTGGTTCAGTTCTCTGTTGGTGAGCACCGTGCGCAGGTGAGAGACAGGGAGCAACCTTTATTAAAGgatcagtttgacattttgggaagtaCACTTAAAGTTTGATTGATATCACCCTCATGTTTGTGCACTAACAATGGAAAAGGAGTCAGAAGTCAACTAGCTTAGCGTTGTTAGTATCTGGTCCTCTATAAAGCTGAGGAATACAGCTACAAGCACCTTTAAAGCTCATTAATTAGTGTTTAATCTTGTTTAATAGCATATACAAATTGAATCCCTGAAGAATTATATTGTGTATGTGTACAGATTAGTGATACCACCAAGTGACAACCTCCGgagctgaaaaaaatgcagcCTGCACCCAGATTCATTTTCCAAgtccaaagtgccaaaaactgcagttccttgagtggccacttgaggctagctCCAAAAGTCAATCAATatccatagacccccatgttaaactgcccaactttacagcagaaatgatgttgatttgtttacagcctgttaGAAAAATtgattttagcgtgtatagctAATTTTCCCATTTGTGACGACTGTGTTTCGGCACAATTTAGGGCATGGTCACTTGGAGTGACAGACTTTCTGCTGGGCGTCCCCTCGGGCTCTCAGTCaaatccacccctcactcctccccAGCCTCACCCTCTCTTtcaatatggtcacctctgccTCCAAAAAGctaaacttgaggcttcagaacaggagttcacaaaccagtgggtgacatcacagtggctacatccattatttttatacagtctatggataGTACATGTCATTTCTTTTAAGCTTTAGAGGGGCTAGTAGCTAGTAGCAGtggtttattttaatgttaaaatgctaAACTATGCTAAtcagctctcactgctgtctccattgtttacacacagacatgagattggtattgatcttctcaacTGACTCTCGGCAAGAAAGTTAAACTATTCCTTCAATGCTTGTTCTTGATGTGATTTTATAGGATAACAGTTTATGACATAATTATGACTTGTGCTAAAAGCTTTGGTCATCCTAAAAGCTCAGTGAAaccacagaaaatgaatgtgatAAATAGTTTAACTCTTATATCTtaactgatgtttttatgttaaGTCCAGCACATTGCCAAGCTAATCAGCCCAGCTGTAGTTTGCCTCTGTGAATATGAAAGATGACTTCTGACAGGATCTGTAAAAAGGCTTTAATGCAAGCTGGTGTTATTAATGTTAAATGACAGGTGTTGAGCTGCTCCCTTATTAATGACTCCATTATGGTGAATCTCACAGGACTCTGCGCTTCCCTCTGTAATTACGTTCAATGTAGAAGAATGACAGTCATGTGGCAAGCATGTTCTGATTATGAGCTTTAAAGGAGTTCAGTCAAGTGTTGGAATCTAGTATTCAGTAAAGCCAGGAACATGAATACACTTACTGTATTTGCTACCAGGTTTCTACTGCCACATGTAATACCATGCTGTAGTACTCTGAGAGGTTCGATAGGTCACAAACAACTCTCACTCTTTTATAACTTTGATCTCTCAGTAATCTCTTAACATCTAATACAACGCCTCGATTTATCTTTCTATTTCCTGTCTCTGGTTATTCCCAActccttcaaacacacacacacacatatatatatacacacacacacacacacacccttctcACTGTCTTTGAGGGTGTGCGTTAAAGCCAGTTAATCTATTTCTTCTGTCCACGCTGTGACTCGTCCACCCACACAGCACATCTCTAACCATCTCTCCCGCCCCCGGCTGCTCTTTGATACTGTACCCCACAAAAGCTGACAATCTTTCAAAGACTTATCTTTCTCTCTTGTTCTCCATCAGTGGCtcttcttactttttttttcctccctgagAGGTGGTAGCAGCTTTGATTCCACACTCAGAGGACTTACTCTGAGAAGTCAAAAATTATATAATACAGGAGGGAAAATATTGCCTGACGTTTGCTTTGAGAGGGTGTTTGATACATCTTACGCTTGTATCGTTCTTGACATTGTTCTCTTTCACGCTCACTTCCTCACTCCCCTTTTTGTTCAACCCACCCTCCCTCTGTAAACTCGCCTTTTCATCTCCATCTCAGTAACTTCCTCCACTCCCACCTTCTCATTCTCTCTACAATATTTCAGTGCTTCCTTCTTTTCATCTTCTTTCTCCGCAGGTTTATTTTCTCCCCACTCTGCCCCTCATATCTCAAAGCATCCCCTGCTTCTATCTATCATCTGTTCATTCTGTCATACATACAAATCATAACACAAACCCAATCAATGCTAAAGGTACACAATTTATGCCAGAATTCAAACAGAAGACTTTCAGCTTCTTAAACATAAATCCATCCTCTTCATTGTGTAATGGACCAAAAGATTTCACTTTTCGGTTGGTATTTTTCTCCTGAAATATTTTACCCATCTGCTTACATTTCCTCCCTGAATGCATTTATATTCTACCGCTATGCCAACATTATCCAGCTGTGCCTCTAacaaaccaatcagagtaattACATAATAGTCATGCTGCGTTTAAGGACAGCATGTCCCAATAGTTTTCTTTCATTCAGCTAAAATTAGACAAAATTAAAGTCCTTGTAGTTTTCGACAAGCAgccatctctctgtctgtgttggaaaaaaaaaagtgatgataGTTGGTGAATAGTTACTGTCAGCCGAAGATGATCAAACCAAacccacacagtcctgatgaAAGTGTTTCCTAAATTTAGATGTGACTGTGGCTTATCTTGTCATAACTATTTTGGAAAATTCTATGGATTTTGAAAGTTTTAAAAACGCAGACGAGATTTTGTATTACAGCTTcaacaattagttgattagttcaggggtgtcaaactcattttagttcatgggccacatactgTCCAGTTTGATCTTAAGTGGGCC is part of the Epinephelus moara isolate mb chromosome 22, YSFRI_EMoa_1.0, whole genome shotgun sequence genome and harbors:
- the atxn1a gene encoding ataxin-1a; the encoded protein is MKSNQERSNECLPPKKREIPSSTLPSDNRLPTIPPASDSQRTENMAWLASVAGGNESGVGGHRSSSQSDGLQYKSLFSTSDSSSSSSSLRLVSSLPTVYTSPLSQSTVGGTVHYAQLPPNLQFIASSYTAPYAGYISPQLLPPPPPPPPLSSSSSSLAAQRHSHTETVSAPSHASKHDQQRASTGRTSMPPPSTDPAPHHVLMSTSPRTVPSPHHQAGVHLPPQSLHHHHTLGHGMSQLVVQYTDGPTRKEEGGSRPRELHNGELERGRRFGASPESSLSKPGSKSRDGASSLSSYETRQLVLHSDYSTHDPSGLRTSLMLMPNSHGDHQLVPPRASPEKLTSSAPAHLEKGGIILGKPVNRTPSSSNTTSSFTFPPPLSVDSLKAAVSTMSPQTVIQTTHSATESLSMGLPSTSIYPQPPIIGYIAGGSGSQHTPISYHTSLQQHLLIPGAQPVIIPVSGSGVTTLEPVTSHVTSSTQAAPFPTTLPHTYIAATAPKGETLETASGSYHQAAPGAVVQAQLHLPIVPAPPGLVAPSAPPPPSSTVVPPSLPPYFIKGSIIQLADGELKRVEDLKTEDFIQSAEISSELKIDSSTVERIEGSHTSPNFAVVQFSVGEHRAQVSVEVLVEYPFFVFGQGWSSCCPDRTTQLLELPCTKLSVGDVCISLTLKNLRNGSLKKTQPLELATPASSHGHLKPPRAVSDAPQSCSGGGSRHSERENGISQRGRDRSGNGSGEGTNVENGDLMFGEGGSISKGQVGSGAEAGSIKPSGGRKRRWSAPEGRKVEKSEEEPPLTLPKPSFIPHEVKVSIEGRSNIGK